A genomic region of Anas platyrhynchos isolate ZD024472 breed Pekin duck chromosome 9, IASCAAS_PekinDuck_T2T, whole genome shotgun sequence contains the following coding sequences:
- the CHRD gene encoding chordin isoform X1, translating to MGAKSSLHPTSPLPSLGQGPQRSGLLSPPSLCHRWAGCWGPAPGPSCAQQQPEGFGDAEGTSCGGSQLPLAHAAAYKAGPGPAAGQRRWRRQRQAAAGPPSPPPAPRFPRPAGTMRAAPLLLLLALLALPARAARPKLALPIRPDTEPLPPGGAAGCAFGGHFYALDETWHPDLGEPFGVMRCVICHCEPQRNHRGKAAGKVNCKNMKQDCPVPACPRATLLPGHCCHTCPKALPGPPEKSAEPPFDTFEYFQDKEDELDKPYNDRSYLSSEGLARDDARTEFVALLTSGPEPWHPTSSAVAKARFTLLRSYLLFSISYERLGRPSRVRFSDPEGNVLFEHPVQKSAAPEDGMLCGMWRTVSKANVQLLRGEQLRVSLVTRAQPSGEVHGHILKHRALFAETFGAILTSSDPAHLGAGGMAMLTLSDTENNLHFILMARGLLEPGAGGEESPWVPLRVRILHQGRTLREVRANITVEDPDFAEVLSELSARELQWLVQGQLRIVAETEGRHARQLAGTITARRGCDTIQSVLCGADALLPTKTGAVGSAKLALHENGTLQYQVRVVGTASEVVGVTLETKPRRKNKRNVLFDMTPSYKDGLAQGSWQGPSARDAHMLLQNELFLNVATKDWAEGELRGQVISLPYSGLLARYTEMPVPLAGQLVSPPVGSGAGGHAWLSLDEHCHLHYEIAVAGLGRPADGTVSAHLHGVAELGELGARPHQHKRLLKGFYGTEAQGVVKDLDADLLQHLAQGTAFLQVSTKAHPRGEMRGWVHIPNRCQAGGARLAPGEAELSEGSKARDAEQLKKDPNSCFFEGQHRAHGTRWAPDYDKKCSICSCQKRTVICDPILCQPLNCSRQVHPEELCCPVCEEKKTEQEELKLERARDSSEGCYFDGDKTWRGSGTRWHPVVPPFGLIKCAICTCKGTTGEVHCEKVQCPRLTCANPVRASPSDCCKQCPAPEKSVPELADSMQADGPRACRFGRRWYLNNESWHPSVPPFGEMKCILCWCVSGETHCQRQECPPAACASPARRDNPCCAKCRAPDTPPEKVHDAPAEAWSR from the exons ATGGGGGCGAAGAGCAGCCTCCACCCCACGTCCCCACTGCCCTCCCTGGGCCAAGGACCCCAAAGATCCGGgctcctgtccccccccagcctctgccaccgatgggcagggtgctggggtccCGCTCCGGGACCTTcctgtgcccagcagcagccggaGGGATTTGGGGATGCCGAGGGCACAAGTTGTGGG GGCTCGCAGCTCCCGCTTGCCCATGCCGCCGCCTATaaagcggggccggggccggcagCCGGGCAGAGGCGgtggcggcggcagcggcaggCAGCGGCcggccccccctccccgcccccggccccccggtTCCCCCGGCCGGCCGGCACCATGCGCGccgccccgctgctgctgctgctcgccctgctcgccctgcccgcccgcgccgcccgccccaAGCTCGCCCTGCCCATCCGGCCCGACACCGagccgctgccccccgggggggcggcAG GCTGCGCCTTCGGGGGGCATTTCTACGCGCTGGACGAGACGTGGCACCCGGACCTGGGGGAGCCCTTCGGGGTGATGCGCTGCGTGATCTGCCACTGCGAGCCG cagAGGAACCACCgagggaaggcagcaggaaaAGTGAACTGCAAGAACATGAAGCAGGACTGCCCCGTGCCCGCCTGCCCCCGCGCCACGCTGCTGCCCGGGCACTGCTGCCACACCTGCCCCAAAG CCTTGCCAGGCCCCCCGGAGAAGAGCGCCGAGCCCCCCTTCGACACCTTCGAGTACTTCCAGGACAAGGAGGACGAGCTGGACAAGCCCTACAACGACCGCTCCTACCTCAGCTCCGAGGGCCTGGCCCGCGACGACGCCCGCACAG agttCGTGGCCCTGCTGACGAGCGGCCCCGAGCCGTGGCACCCCACGTCCAGCGCGGTGGCCAAGGCTCGCTTCACCCTCCTGCGCTCCTACCTGCTCTTCTCCATCAGCTACGAGCG GCTGGGGAGGCCGAGCCGGGTGCGTTTCAGCGACCCCGAGGGCAACGTGCTGTTCGAGCACCCCGTGCAGAAGAGCGCAGCCCCCGAGGACGGCATG CTCTGCGGGATGTGGCGCACGGTGTCCAAGGCCAACGTGCAGCTGCTGCGCGGGGAGCAGCTCCGCGTCTCCCTCGTCACCCGCGCGCAGCCCTCCGGGGAGGTCCACGGGCACATCCTCAAGCACCGGGCGCTCTTTGCGG AGACCTTCGGTGCCATCCTGACCTCCTCGGACCCCGCGCACCTGGGAGCCGGGGGCATGGCCATGCTGACGCTGAGTGACACCGAGAACAACCTGCACTTCATCCTCATGGCCCGCGGGCTGCTGGAGCCCGGCGCCGGGGGTGAGG aaTCCCCCTGGGTGCCGCTGCGGGTCCGCATCCTGCACCAGGGCCGGACGCTGCGGGAGGTCCGTGCCAACATCACCGTGGAG gaCCCCGACTTCGCCGAGGTGCTGAGCGAGCTGTCTGCCCGCGAGCTGCAGTGGCTGGTGCAGGGGCAGCTCCGCATCGTGGCCGAGACGGAGGGCCGGCACGCGCGCCAGCTGGCCGGCACCATCACCGCCCGCCGCGGCTGTGACA CCATCCAGAGCGTGCTGTGCGGGGCGGACGCCTTGCTGCCGACCAAGACGGGGGCCGTGGGCTCGGCCAAGCTGGCTCTGCACGAGAACGGCACGCTGCAGTACCAG GTGCGGGTGGTGGGCACGGCCAGCGAGGTGGTGGGCGTCACGCTGGAGACCAAACCGCGGAGGAAGAACAAGAGGAACGTGCTCTTCGACATGACGCCCAGCTACAAGGACGGGCTG GCCCAGGGCTCCTGGCAGGGCCCCAGCGCCCGCGACGCCCACATGCTGCTGCAGAACGAGCTCTTCCTCAACGTGGCCACCAAGGACTGGGCGGAGGGCGAGCTGCGGGGCCAGGTCATCTCCCTGCCCTACAGCGGGCTCCTGGCTCGCTACACAG AGATGCCGGTGCCGCTGGCGGGGCAGCTGGTGTCCCCCCCggtgggcagcggggccggggggcacgCCTGGCTGTCTCTGGACGAGCACTGCCACCTGCACTACGAGATCGCCGTGGCGGGGCTGGGCCGCCCGGCCGATGGCACCGTCAGTGCCCACCTGCACGGCGTGGCCGAGCTGGGCGAGCTGGGTGCCCGGCCACACCAGCACAAGCGGCTGCTCAAGGGCTTCTACGGCACCGAG gctcagggGGTGGTGAAGGATCTGGACGCCGATCTCCTGCAGCACCTGGCCCAGGGCACCGCTTTCCTGCAAGTCAGCACCAAAGCCCACCCTCGAGGGGAGATGCGGGGCTGG GTGCACATCCCCAACCGGTGCCAGGCAGGGGGGGCCCGCCTGGCGCCGGGGGAGGCCGAGCTCTCCGAGGGCTCCAAGGCCAGGGACGCGGAGCAGCTGAAGAAGGACCCCAACTCCTGCTTCTTCGAGGGGCAGCACCGGGCGCACGGCACCCGCTGGGCACCCGACTACGACAAGAAGTGCTCCATCTGCAGCTGCCAG aaGCGCACGGTGATCTGTGACCCCATCTTGTGCCAGCCCCTCAACTGCAGCCGCCAGGTGCACCCCGAGGAGCTATGCTGCCCCGTCTGCGAAG AGAAGAAGacggagcaggaggagctgaagcTGGAGCGGGCACGGGACAGCAGCGAGG GCTGCTACTTCGACGGGGACAAGACGTGGCGAGGCTCGGGCACCCGCTGGCACCCCGTTGTGCCCCCCTTCGGCCTCATCAAGTGTGCCATTTGCACCTGCAAG GGCACCACGGGCGAAGTGCACTGTGAGAAGGTGCAGTGCCCCCGCCTCACCTGTGCCAACCCGGTGCGAGCCAGCCCCTCCGACTGCTGCAAGCAGTGCCCAG CCCCTGAGAAGAGCGTCCCCGAGCTGGCTGACAGCATGCAGGCGGACGGGCCCCGCGCCTGCCGCTTCGGGCGCCGCTGGTACCTCAACAACGAGAGCTGGCACCCCTCGGTGCCACCCTTCGGGGAGATGAAGTGCATCCTGTGCTGGTGTGTG TCAGGGGAGACGCACTGCCAGCGCCAGGAGTGCCCGCCGGCCGCCTGCGCCAGCCCCGCCAGGAGGGACAACCCCTGCTGCGCCAAGTGCCGCG CTCCGGACACCCCCCCGGAGAAGGTGCACGATGCCCCGGCCGAGGCGTGGAGCCGCTAA
- the CHRD gene encoding chordin isoform X3: protein MGAKSSLHPTSPLPSLGQGPQRSGLLSPPSLCHRWAGCWGPAPGPSCAQQQPEGFGDAEGTSCGGSQLPLAHAAAYKAGPGPAAGQRRWRRQRQAAAGPPSPPPAPRFPRPAGTMRAAPLLLLLALLALPARAARPKLALPIRPDTEPLPPGGAAGCAFGGHFYALDETWHPDLGEPFGVMRCVICHCEPQRNHRGKAAGKVNCKNMKQDCPVPACPRATLLPGHCCHTCPKALPGPPEKSAEPPFDTFEYFQDKEDELDKPYNDRSYLSSEGLARDDARTEFVALLTSGPEPWHPTSSAVAKARFTLLRSYLLFSISYERLGRPSRVRFSDPEGNVLFEHPVQKSAAPEDGMLCGMWRTVSKANVQLLRGEQLRVSLVTRAQPSGEVHGHILKHRALFAETFGAILTSSDPAHLGAGGMAMLTLSDTENNLHFILMARGLLEPGAGESPWVPLRVRILHQGRTLREVRANITVEDPDFAEVLSELSARELQWLVQGQLRIVAETEGRHARQLAGTITARRGCDTIQSVLCGADALLPTKTGAVGSAKLALHENGTLQYQVRVVGTASEVVGVTLETKPRRKNKRNVLFDMTPSYKDGLAQGSWQGPSARDAHMLLQNELFLNVATKDWAEGELRGQVISLPYSGLLARYTEMPVPLAGQLVSPPVGSGAGGHAWLSLDEHCHLHYEIAVAGLGRPADGTVSAHLHGVAELGELGARPHQHKRLLKGFYGTEAQGVVKDLDADLLQHLAQGTAFLQVSTKAHPRGEMRGWVHIPNRCQAGGARLAPGEAELSEGSKARDAEQLKKDPNSCFFEGQHRAHGTRWAPDYDKKCSICSCQKRTVICDPILCQPLNCSRQVHPEELCCPVCEEKKTEQEELKLERARDSSEGCYFDGDKTWRGSGTRWHPVVPPFGLIKCAICTCKGTTGEVHCEKVQCPRLTCANPVRASPSDCCKQCPAPEKSVPELADSMQADGPRACRFGRRWYLNNESWHPSVPPFGEMKCILCWCVSGETHCQRQECPPAACASPARRDNPCCAKCRAPDTPPEKVHDAPAEAWSR from the exons ATGGGGGCGAAGAGCAGCCTCCACCCCACGTCCCCACTGCCCTCCCTGGGCCAAGGACCCCAAAGATCCGGgctcctgtccccccccagcctctgccaccgatgggcagggtgctggggtccCGCTCCGGGACCTTcctgtgcccagcagcagccggaGGGATTTGGGGATGCCGAGGGCACAAGTTGTGGG GGCTCGCAGCTCCCGCTTGCCCATGCCGCCGCCTATaaagcggggccggggccggcagCCGGGCAGAGGCGgtggcggcggcagcggcaggCAGCGGCcggccccccctccccgcccccggccccccggtTCCCCCGGCCGGCCGGCACCATGCGCGccgccccgctgctgctgctgctcgccctgctcgccctgcccgcccgcgccgcccgccccaAGCTCGCCCTGCCCATCCGGCCCGACACCGagccgctgccccccgggggggcggcAG GCTGCGCCTTCGGGGGGCATTTCTACGCGCTGGACGAGACGTGGCACCCGGACCTGGGGGAGCCCTTCGGGGTGATGCGCTGCGTGATCTGCCACTGCGAGCCG cagAGGAACCACCgagggaaggcagcaggaaaAGTGAACTGCAAGAACATGAAGCAGGACTGCCCCGTGCCCGCCTGCCCCCGCGCCACGCTGCTGCCCGGGCACTGCTGCCACACCTGCCCCAAAG CCTTGCCAGGCCCCCCGGAGAAGAGCGCCGAGCCCCCCTTCGACACCTTCGAGTACTTCCAGGACAAGGAGGACGAGCTGGACAAGCCCTACAACGACCGCTCCTACCTCAGCTCCGAGGGCCTGGCCCGCGACGACGCCCGCACAG agttCGTGGCCCTGCTGACGAGCGGCCCCGAGCCGTGGCACCCCACGTCCAGCGCGGTGGCCAAGGCTCGCTTCACCCTCCTGCGCTCCTACCTGCTCTTCTCCATCAGCTACGAGCG GCTGGGGAGGCCGAGCCGGGTGCGTTTCAGCGACCCCGAGGGCAACGTGCTGTTCGAGCACCCCGTGCAGAAGAGCGCAGCCCCCGAGGACGGCATG CTCTGCGGGATGTGGCGCACGGTGTCCAAGGCCAACGTGCAGCTGCTGCGCGGGGAGCAGCTCCGCGTCTCCCTCGTCACCCGCGCGCAGCCCTCCGGGGAGGTCCACGGGCACATCCTCAAGCACCGGGCGCTCTTTGCGG AGACCTTCGGTGCCATCCTGACCTCCTCGGACCCCGCGCACCTGGGAGCCGGGGGCATGGCCATGCTGACGCTGAGTGACACCGAGAACAACCTGCACTTCATCCTCATGGCCCGCGGGCTGCTGGAGCCCGGCGCCGGGG aaTCCCCCTGGGTGCCGCTGCGGGTCCGCATCCTGCACCAGGGCCGGACGCTGCGGGAGGTCCGTGCCAACATCACCGTGGAG gaCCCCGACTTCGCCGAGGTGCTGAGCGAGCTGTCTGCCCGCGAGCTGCAGTGGCTGGTGCAGGGGCAGCTCCGCATCGTGGCCGAGACGGAGGGCCGGCACGCGCGCCAGCTGGCCGGCACCATCACCGCCCGCCGCGGCTGTGACA CCATCCAGAGCGTGCTGTGCGGGGCGGACGCCTTGCTGCCGACCAAGACGGGGGCCGTGGGCTCGGCCAAGCTGGCTCTGCACGAGAACGGCACGCTGCAGTACCAG GTGCGGGTGGTGGGCACGGCCAGCGAGGTGGTGGGCGTCACGCTGGAGACCAAACCGCGGAGGAAGAACAAGAGGAACGTGCTCTTCGACATGACGCCCAGCTACAAGGACGGGCTG GCCCAGGGCTCCTGGCAGGGCCCCAGCGCCCGCGACGCCCACATGCTGCTGCAGAACGAGCTCTTCCTCAACGTGGCCACCAAGGACTGGGCGGAGGGCGAGCTGCGGGGCCAGGTCATCTCCCTGCCCTACAGCGGGCTCCTGGCTCGCTACACAG AGATGCCGGTGCCGCTGGCGGGGCAGCTGGTGTCCCCCCCggtgggcagcggggccggggggcacgCCTGGCTGTCTCTGGACGAGCACTGCCACCTGCACTACGAGATCGCCGTGGCGGGGCTGGGCCGCCCGGCCGATGGCACCGTCAGTGCCCACCTGCACGGCGTGGCCGAGCTGGGCGAGCTGGGTGCCCGGCCACACCAGCACAAGCGGCTGCTCAAGGGCTTCTACGGCACCGAG gctcagggGGTGGTGAAGGATCTGGACGCCGATCTCCTGCAGCACCTGGCCCAGGGCACCGCTTTCCTGCAAGTCAGCACCAAAGCCCACCCTCGAGGGGAGATGCGGGGCTGG GTGCACATCCCCAACCGGTGCCAGGCAGGGGGGGCCCGCCTGGCGCCGGGGGAGGCCGAGCTCTCCGAGGGCTCCAAGGCCAGGGACGCGGAGCAGCTGAAGAAGGACCCCAACTCCTGCTTCTTCGAGGGGCAGCACCGGGCGCACGGCACCCGCTGGGCACCCGACTACGACAAGAAGTGCTCCATCTGCAGCTGCCAG aaGCGCACGGTGATCTGTGACCCCATCTTGTGCCAGCCCCTCAACTGCAGCCGCCAGGTGCACCCCGAGGAGCTATGCTGCCCCGTCTGCGAAG AGAAGAAGacggagcaggaggagctgaagcTGGAGCGGGCACGGGACAGCAGCGAGG GCTGCTACTTCGACGGGGACAAGACGTGGCGAGGCTCGGGCACCCGCTGGCACCCCGTTGTGCCCCCCTTCGGCCTCATCAAGTGTGCCATTTGCACCTGCAAG GGCACCACGGGCGAAGTGCACTGTGAGAAGGTGCAGTGCCCCCGCCTCACCTGTGCCAACCCGGTGCGAGCCAGCCCCTCCGACTGCTGCAAGCAGTGCCCAG CCCCTGAGAAGAGCGTCCCCGAGCTGGCTGACAGCATGCAGGCGGACGGGCCCCGCGCCTGCCGCTTCGGGCGCCGCTGGTACCTCAACAACGAGAGCTGGCACCCCTCGGTGCCACCCTTCGGGGAGATGAAGTGCATCCTGTGCTGGTGTGTG TCAGGGGAGACGCACTGCCAGCGCCAGGAGTGCCCGCCGGCCGCCTGCGCCAGCCCCGCCAGGAGGGACAACCCCTGCTGCGCCAAGTGCCGCG CTCCGGACACCCCCCCGGAGAAGGTGCACGATGCCCCGGCCGAGGCGTGGAGCCGCTAA